Sequence from the Gadus chalcogrammus isolate NIFS_2021 chromosome 21, NIFS_Gcha_1.0, whole genome shotgun sequence genome:
GAATATGAAACTGAATATGCTTGTAATATCGATGTCTGAGTGAAGAAGGTAGTAGTTGTAGTTTTCTCGTGGATGTTAATCATTAGACAGGTGGTTTTGCACGCAAGGGACCTTTATTGTTCAAAACCTTTGAATACAAAAATGTACCTTCAAATATCTTTGGTTTATAAGCCAGAAATCTCTTGCGAACCCATTTGCATTTCAGGCAATCCCAGGATTGGCAAACAATGAAGTAGAATGAGTACAGAGGGAAAGACAGAACTTACTATTACTTTCTAGGGGGAGGAGGATCAAATATGCGAGGAATCTCCTAAGAAATGTGGGCTGTGAACTACATAAGAAAGTTCATTTTTTCCCCTTTCTGGCAACCAGGTGTATTTTGGTATTTTCTTCCTTTGGCAAATATGACTgtgttttaaaatatttgtatatgtatgtgtataccaGGATAACTTTTAAGTTTtcgaaaaaatgaaaaacaagtgGTCCTCTTGCGTGATGGTTCTGTAACGTCTGGGGCAATTTGTAGATGATTAACCGGTACATTGTTAGCATGCAGGCCTCCAGCACGATTCCTCCCATACAGCAGCCTAGCTCCCATCCATTAGAGTGTTGGTCCTAATTACAGAGCAATTTATACCAATTCTGTTGCCAAGAAACAGAGTAGCAACTAACTACATGTCCCCCTTTGCACTCAGCTTAGCTAGCTGTTATTGTACGACTTGTCTGTTTTCCTTATTTTACTCACTCCCTCTATACAATTAAAGCAAAAGTTTTGTGGAGTCAATACCAAAGATACTATATGCTTGGCTATAGTTTTGGCAAAGCTAAGTAAGCATTGCATGAGGTGTTTTCTTATGATTTGTAGATGTTCAAATTACGCTTTTGTTTTGAAGGAGGAGAACCTCTCAACAAGCACCGCCGTTGAACTCGGCGTTCCGGTGACGGATGGAGCAGACGTGAGAGTCGATACAAAAGCCGACGATGGGAGCGGCGAGGAAGCGTGCCCCGCGGGGGAGTGCTGCTCAGACGGCGGCGCCGGGGTGGACGtcgatggcggcggcggctcggCCGACGTCCTGTCCCTGTCCTCCTCCGGCCAGGAGCAGCTTCTGGACGAGCACCTGGAGGAGTGCCCGCTGTGCCTGCTCAGCCAGCCGCGCCGCCACTTCCCCCGCCTCTCGTCCTGCTCGCACCGGGCCTGCTCCGACTGCCTGCGGCAGTACTGCGCATCGAGATCTCAGAGAGCCGCGTGGGCATCGCCTGCCCGCAGTGCGCCGAGCCGCTGGCGCCGTCGGACGTGCGCGCCGTCCTCGACGACCGGGCGCTGCTGGAGCGCTTTGAGGAGTACCAGCTGAGGCGCTTCCTGGCCAACGACCCCGACACCCGCTGGTGCCCGGCGCCCGACTGCAGGTGAGCCCCTCGCAGAACCGTAGGCCGGATCGTTCCGGTTCTGAAGGATCAGGAGAGCTTTAACAATGCTTATGATGTTTGTTATTGCGTCATGCTATCCGATGTCGGAGCAGTTGTGTCCGATCGTTAGCTTCCTAAGGATTGCATTTGACAATGAAAGGTCTGCAAGGATTTTTAGCTACGCCCTCGTGACAAGGATAGTGCTATTTGGCATCTGGTCAAGAGCTTGAAAGCAGCATGGGTTCTTCACTTGAGATGAGATattaaaggttctgggtttcctTCCCTCCACAATGTCCGCAGCCTATAACTAGTTAATATTCACTCACCCTACCTGTGAGTTGCCTGTAAAAGCGCCTCATCAATTATTCATAGTTAATTTACGATCCCTACCCTATAATTTCAATCATCTTGAAGCAGGACCATTAATCTTGGCTTTCACGTAAGAAGCACACACATGGGCGATAAATATgcatttaaataaattaagaaaTCCACAAATATCTATGAGAACTTGAGACACAAATACAGCACTATATTCAAGGCTGTGGAGGGAAAAACTTTGATAATATGGAAGCTTCGTTCTGAGATTATACTGATGTGCTGATAAAAAGAGGCCGTAATAAGAGATAGTGTGCGATCATCAGCATGACTGGAAACTCCAAtatctgtgggtgtgtttgaatgtgtgcatgtgtgtatgtatgtgtgtgtgtgtgtgtgtgtgtgtatgtgtgtgtgtgtgtttgtgtatgtgtgtgtgtgggtgtgcgtgcgtttgtgtgtgttttggacgCATGTACGGTTTAACATTATTGACTATGTGTCATGTTTgcgatgctgtgtgtgtgtgtgtttgagggtgtgtgtttgtgtgtctgtgcatctttgtgttattgtgtatgtgtgtgtgtgcgagacagTTTGGAGTCGGGAACAGTAGACTGGCTGTCTCCCCTGCTCCTCAGTactcatgatgatgtcatgcatTTTGTAGTCCAAGCCTATATGCTAATCCATCTGAAGCAACAGCTGACTAAATATACAAAGACCTCCAACGTGTCACTCATCGTGTGTACCTAAAAAACGATCACAGCGCagtacttatttttgtttatttgttaccTTGTTTTTACCTTATGCTTCTAAATTATTAAAATCTGAATTAGAATGCATGCCATCAGGTCTTAGTTTGGGTCTTgacttgagacacacacacacacacacacacacacacacacacacacacacacacacacacacacacacacacacacacacacacacacacacacacacacacacgcacagcgtttgaagtgtctgtgtgttgcgtAAGCTACTAAATCACAGCCCCAATATGTCTCTAACACACATTCCTCGAGGTCTTAGTGACAGAAGCTTAGCCACGGATTACGTTGGCTCTCCGAATAATCTAgaatgtgttgtttttcttggtGTTACGGTAAATacttcttgtgtgtttgtttgttgtgtgtgttaattattTATCAATGTGAATGCAGTCGATTGTTTGAGcgacatttagaaaaaaaataaaaaaacatcagtTCTCTCTAATCAACGTGAGCACAGTCCACTGGAGGGGTTTCCCTTCAGTCTGAGGTCACGGAAGTCCTGACCCATGGGACACCAGAACCAGCCCAAACATACGCCAGCGATTCTGACCTCCCACCGCTGCTCCCTCCGCGCCCGTCCGCAGCTACGCGGTGATCGCCTACGGATGCGCCGAGTGTCCCAAGCTGAGCTGCGGGCGCGAGGGATGCGACACCGAGTTCTGCTACCACTGCCGCCAGCTGTGGCACCCCGACCAGACGTGTGACCAGGCCAGGCGCCAGCGCGCCCGCCACACGTCGGGCGGCCATGACGGCTCCACGCTCTACGTGTTCAACGAGGACCCCAGCGGAGGTAGCCCTTCACACTGAATTGTTGTCAAAATGTCAAAGAGGGCCGTGCAAGTTCAAGGAGGAGAAGGCAGTGGACAAACGAGGCAGGAAATATCCAACCCAAAGAGGTTCACGCCGGCACAACGTGTTACATGTCAAGGCAGATTTAGATCATATCAGACGGTTTCAAGTGGTGTGGGATAGAAATTGGAAGTTATTTGAATCTATGAATTATAAGGGCAGACATGATGAACTAGGGTAGTAGCGGAGGACGTGGTTTACAGTAACTCACTATAGTTACTAAAACGGTTGCTAAGAGGTTGCTAAGCAACACAGGCTTTGAAATTGTTGGCGTTTTAATGCTAACAATTAATTGAACAATTAATTATTATGTGGtaacaggtgtgtgtttatatgagaGTATTTTAAAATGGCTTTGAGACAATCAAAATCAAGGACCGGAACTATacgttttataaaaaatataggcATACGTATGTATGCCTATATTTAGGTTCACACCCTGTCCGCTATTGTGATTAAAAATCATTGCAAGTtggaatatattattattagttagtTACGCATTCATAATCTATTCTTTAATCAGTTTCACAGGCCTTTATAGTTGGGAAAGTAAAGACACACAGGAAAGAGacattttcttattatttttttacaatgtaCCTATTATTATCTTAAATATCAGTCTACTAGCTTGTGCTAGCTCATTGCCATCAGCGACCGATGCTACTCCTTTTTCAATCAATGTGCCGGAGAATAAAGCTGAAAGATGACCCTGTTCCTACATTCATGGTGGAACCCTCTCTAGTCCTCCCATTCACAAAGTGGCTCCTTTATTATTCACATACTGACTATAAGGAATTATATTGTAGGAAGGAAGTTTGTACAATTCAAAGCTGCCTTTCATTTTCATTCACATACAGTATGCCCCACTGTCTAACTAAGGCAAggcaaatgtatttataaagccTCCTTGAAACATAAACGCCATTCAGAATCACTTAAAGACaaaagaggaaaataaaaattaaaataatagtgTAAAATAATAGTCAACACATGTTTACATACAAAGAATAAAAACACCGGTAAAGACATAGCATGTTAACCAAAAGTGTTGAACCATAATGTAAAAGCacatgtctccctccccctccctcctcccccgtcgGTTGCCATAGATGCGGAGGAGATCAAGGCGTGCCCGCGCTGCGGCGCTTACATCATGAAGACCAACGATGGCAGCTGCAACCGCATGAACTGCACCGTGTGCGCCTGCCAGTTCTGCTGGCTGTGCATGCAGGAGATCACCGACGTGCACTACCTCAGGTACCAGTTCAAGAGATCAGCGACGTGCACTCCCTCAGGTATGAGTCACGTGCACTATCTCAGGTATCAGTGCGCTACCTCAGGTATCAGTGCTGCTGGCTGTTTAATGTAGTAGGTCACCGACCTGCACAACCTAAGATATCCATGGCTCTGGCCGTACTTGTGTCAGCAGGACTCAGATGGATGTCTTCGATGTCCTCCATTAAGGAGAAGTTGCTGTTGCCGTTGTTCCCAGAGCCTGTTAACATAAACAGATAAACGGCACAACTCCCAATCACTCATAAATCAATTAAAAGACAAAGATATATCAGAAAAGGCAAGGTAAAGTTATTAATATAGTGCCCATCAAACCTACTGAGTGGTTTAAACGGGCAATAAAtcatttaaattgtattaatatatattttgtaaaagACAGATTTCCTCATTGACGACAAGCTAATCTAGCCATCTTATTTAGTCTTACCCATGGACATTTTCTGTAACCTGGGCTTCTTGAAAGGCAGATATTCAATGTTTTTCTCAGAACCAAGAAACCCAGATAGCATGCAATACATACAGAATGCAGGTGTTTACATTAAATTAATCATATTAAACATCAAATTCACAAACGGATGAAGGTTGGCACTGTGTGATGGCTTCACAAAGAGCCTTTTAGCGTTTCATCATGTCTATGTAATCTTTTCAAACCGCATGGCTTCAAAGCGACCGGGTTCAGCTAGACACACATTGATTTTTCCAGTCATGGACACAAGAGCTTCTGCTGACTAATCAATTAATTTGCTCTGTCGGACCCAACATTTCCATGCTGCAGCAGCAATTGTAACTCAAGCTTTTGGAGATGATTGTCTTTGTGAGCAGAAGTAgctcataaaaaaataaatgtctacCGATGTAAAATCTAAAAACATCTGAAAAGGTGCAATTGAATAGGTGAAAGGTTTGCTCATTTGGAATCACTTTTCACGTTTTAGCCTGCAATTTCTTAATATTAGCTGATGAAAAGGTGAAATTGATAAATGATGAATAGCATAATAGATAGCATTTAAAAGATTACATCTATTTTTCACCTTCCTACGATTATTTGACCTACTTTGAATAAAAATGGTTCAAACATACGAATtaacaaacatttaacaaatctttACATTCACAATTTTACTTTTGGCTGTTATGTTTTATGCTTTTATGTTACCAAGCCATGAATGGAGACACACGGCCCAACAGTTGCTAGTACATTAGAAGGAGAGCTGTGCCCTATAGATTACCACAAATGTCCTGAGGGCTCTTTTTATCTCCATGAAGCGTAGATGTAAACAGTAAATCTGCCATCtgagaggcaggaagcagagCAGTACAGAAGCATTATTCTGAACACTTAACTAGGGTCTCAAAGTGACATTAAGTCTAGGGAATCCATGATCAAGCAAGCAGATGGAAAAAGCTTAACAGGTCATATGTGGATGAGATCACACAGTGGAAGACAAGGACAATGGGTTAGATATTTTCTTATGTAGGCCAGCCAGATAATTTGGCCCAAGGGTGCTGTTCACGAGCTGTGATTTTCACCCTCATCTCACTTTAACTTTTCCATTCTTGATTAAAACTGGTTTAATTGTGCCTGTTTTTTCGTATTTGTACACATGGAAATTtttctccatccctctttccaTCAAACTAAttctccatctctttccctctttcactctctcccactctctctctatctctcccactctctctctatctctccctctatctctcccactctctctctatctctccctctatctctatctctatctctatctctatctctatctctatctctatctctatcttcttcttcttcttcttcttcttcttcttcttcttcttcttcttcttcttcttctcttctttcttctctttttttctcttcttcttcttcttcttcttcttcttcttcttctcttcttctcctctcctcctcctcctcctcctcctcctcctcctcctcctcctcctcctcctcctccgtctgtctctctctcagtccctcaGGCTGTACCTTCTGGGGGAAGAAGCCTTGGTCCCAGACACGTAAGGTCCTCTGGCAGGTGGGCATGCTGCTGGGGGCGCCAGTGGTCATCTCCCTGATCGCAGGGATAGCCATACAGTCATCATAGTGGGCATACCCATCTACATGGGCCGCAAGGTACAAGCTGTCTGGAGCTGTCTCACTGTCTGGTAGACAGAAGACGGTCCAGTAGACATTCACGCATGATTGACATTTGACACTTTTTAGTAAACATGCAGTGCATGCTTTGTTGTAAATTGACCATACAATTGGTCTGATTTTTCATCGTTATGTTGCACTCTGTATTGTAGTTTTTCACGAAAGTGTGGGACATGAGGTTGGATTGATTTGTTGTGGAACAGGTTTAAAGGTTTTTGATTTACCTATTGATATAGgttttgtatttatgttttaacCAAAACTTAAAAACTGGTAAACTTCATCTCAATAAGCCTTATTAGACTTAATTGTATAAATAATAAACCTGAATGAtgaaatatctatatttttatgttattttctcCAGGTTCATGGTcgctgtaaaaaaaacaacatctcaGGAAGTAAGCATTATTTGACCGTGGCAAGTGGAGTGATGATGTCAGTGTTTGTGTCGCCGGTCATAGCAGCCATCACCGTGGGTAAGAGAAATACATAGCAACAGCGTTAACCTAATTATTATGTTGCTATAGCTATGGGTTAGCTTTTTGGTCAACTTTCAGGTTCTGAACCCGAATGTCTATGTAGAAGACAGTCTGGggagaaagcccccccccccccctcgttaaTGACATAGTATgaatatatagaaaatatataaCAAAATATGGTCATGTGTCTAGTGGCTAGCTGAAGGTGGCAGGGGCACTCAGAGTTAGCCGTTAGCCTAGCATCTAGCAGGGAGGTGGACGGGCACTCCGAGCTAGCCATTAGCCTAGTGTCTAGCTGGGAGGATGAAGGGATGCTCCAGGCTCTGAAAAGAGATGAGTCAGGGGTTTTGTAGATGAACCAAAGAAAGTACCTCTCAGGAGTAATCACCCTGCAGCGGGCCAAATTCAGCTACCACTGACCGCGCTCCATCTGTGCAGGATtccggacgcacacacacacacacacacacacacaccacacacacacaccaccacacacacacacacacaccacacacacaccacacacacacacacacacacacacacacacacaccacacacacacacaacaaacacacaccgacacacgcacacacacaccacacacacacacacacacacacacacacaacaacacacacacacacacacacacacacacacacacacaagcacgcacacagaaacagacatacaaacaatcacatacactttcacatacacacacacactgtataatcTTCTTAGCTTCACAAAATGTGAACATGATTTTATTAAACATGTCTGGTTGTTGCCGTTTTCGTCTGCAGGCCACATTGTGGGGATGTTAGTGCTTATGGTGGTGGGTTTTATTAGTTATTACCGTATTTAATCCAGCCCTTATTACCAATGCTTTGCGATACTAAACGATGGCTGCAGTGATTGGCCACTATTCGTAAACAGACATGGGGTGAGAGAGACCTTGCGTCTGTATGAACCCCCACCTCTcaaccaaacacacgcacacacacacacacacccacacacacacacacacacacacacacacacacacacacacacacacacacacacacacaccacacacacacaccaacaccacacacacacacacacacacatacattaacatagacacacacacagacacacacacacacacacacactagcacacacaccacacacacacacacacacacacacacacacaacacacacacacacacacacacacacacaccacacacacacacacacacacacacacacacaattgcgcCCACACACAATAgtgcgcacacaccacacacatactcatacacagacacacacacacacctcgtccTGTGTCTTGTTCTTTTGTCGCCCTCAGATAGTTGCCCCAGCCTTTCGCCCCAGCTCCAGCGGCCTTAACGagctcttttgtttgtttggtctgTATACTACACTGTGTTCCCACATTCCCAGCTCATTCACAAGCCATCCAATCCCAGGGAggtgggtggtgggaggggtAGTGTGAGACCTGGTCGTGTGAGTTTTGCTGATAATAAATTGGTGAAGGTTATGAGAGTGGAAAGTGGAAAGAAGAGAAGTTCCCTGGGATCGCTCTCTCTCGGAAGTGTGTAAAGCACAGACATTGTTTTCATTCTTTAACACTTTTCCACTGATATTATATCAATGTAGAAATGTCATTCCCTACTACAACATCATTATATCAATTTCAAGGAGTTCTGATTCAATTTAGACTGATTTCCCGAATTCCCAACCCAGGATATATAAACGACATCAACAATCTAACTGGTGACAGATCAGCGAGAGACATTTTGGTTAGTATAGAATGATGCTTTGAAGTTTAAGATGTTCCGTTGGGGGGGCCTTCTGTTGTGAGTGCTGTGTGTTGGAAGCATCATATGGATTAACAACGAGACACCCAGGAGCTGTATATTCCCCTGATACCACAGTTGGAACAACGATTTCGTATGAGTTACCTTAAACTATAACGTTATTTTCATCAACCTAATCAGCTCTAATTTTATATTCTTCCACAGCGCTTTGAGTTTTTATGCGTCAAAGCTGCAACTCGTCGATAGTTCATCTTGTATGGATTCTTAACTGTTAATCCGGAAAAATAACGCAGAACCCATGGAACGATTTCGACCAATCAGAATAAAGTATTCAACCATGCCGTTGTGCCAGCCCTGTTGCTGACCGCGTGTGTTTCCTTCCAGGTATGGGGGTGCCCCTCATGCTGACGTATGTCTACGGGGTGGTCCCCATGTCCCTTTGTAGGAACGGCTGGTGCCGCCCTCAGGGTGACCCCCCCGACTCACACAAGATCCAGCTGGAGGACCTAGCTAGCTGTGAGTACAGCGCCCCAACACCCTGTAGCCCAGCTCAGCTCCTCCAATGTCTTCTTCAAGGGGATATATTATACCAGcaggtgtgagcgtgattagccgttacaagccgttttgaaaatgtgcctcTTGTGGCATCACAAGAGGGCCTGTCCAACTCGATGtacgacggatagatgagcaacgttcgCTACGGTCCagcgggtaggctggtagactgatctatccagcacgcatctaggtggacacgcccacttgtgatgtccaAAGAGGCGGATTTTCAAAAcgacttgtaacggctaatcacactcacacattgcggtataatatgtcacctttaagcgtGTTCAGCATTATGTGATTGATGCAATGTGATGTGTCGGCCT
This genomic interval carries:
- the LOC130374939 gene encoding LOW QUALITY PROTEIN: E3 ubiquitin-protein ligase RNF19B-like (The sequence of the model RefSeq protein was modified relative to this genomic sequence to represent the inferred CDS: inserted 2 bases in 2 codons), with protein sequence MRRPKQQTGHLSFLNFFSRKPKPEPGPEKPAEVWPKDEVVITLTPSDHPQLEENLSTSTAVELGVPVTDGADVRVDTKADDGSGEEACPAGECCSDGGAGVDVDGGGGSADVLSLSSSGQEQLLDEHLEECPLCLLSQPRRHFPRLSSCSHRACSDCLRQYXRIEISESRVGIACPQCAEPLAPSDVRAVLDDRALLERFEEYQLRRFLANDPDTRWCPAPDCSYAVIAYGCAECPKLSCGREGCDTEFCYHCRQLWHPDQTCDQARRQRARHTSGGHDGSTLYVFNEDPSGDAEEIKACPRCGAYIMKTNDGSCNRMNCTVCACQFCWLCMQEITDVHYLSPSGCTFWGKKPWSQTRKVLWQVGMLLGAPVVISLIAGIAIXVIIVGIPIYMGRKVHGRCKKNNISGSKHYLTVASGVMMSVFVSPVIAAITVGMGVPLMLTYVYGVVPMSLCRNGWCRPQGDPPDSHKIQLEDLASYLLFSHVVSDHWTGQNNPGNPGNTHLQEVKVSVQEVGVLPSTSTAPPEVNACTGLEEATESPGYLQKASQSECEVVVVPDGKLSDTQAFSLRDGTSIKVRVEIETHPRGARQTSLSSVLSGHSLSVESLGHSRPQSLSQDYPCASEPADKKGAGGEKQRVFVATTGPV